In the genome of Candidatus Moraniibacteriota bacterium, one region contains:
- a CDS encoding type II secretion system F family protein, producing MFSSHIRLSDRAVFAKHLAMMLKSGISLAEALRVLEMETKNVAFRNILQAICADVESGKKLAEALRIHPKDFDPFFVSVIEVSEESGTLSENLEFLAKQLSKEDMLHKNIRGILLYPSLILGVAAVMGSFISIFILPKLIDLFDSLDVALPWSTQALLWFAALMKSHGILIILACFGFFFAFRFMVHTHLIKSRWHALLLSLPIIGRFIAAVSLGRLFRGLGIMMRSGLPLVHALGVEEESLTNRVFQRYARELKEGVSTGTELSALLERSGFQHVPPLATKMVAVGERTGKLDESFFFLSQFFDEEVDTVAKRFSTLLEPALLFGIAGIVLFIALSIITPIYSLTGSLQR from the coding sequence ATGTTTTCTTCTCATATTCGATTGTCGGACCGGGCAGTGTTTGCAAAGCATCTTGCAATGATGCTCAAGAGCGGTATTTCTCTCGCGGAGGCGCTTCGCGTATTGGAGATGGAAACAAAGAACGTGGCTTTTCGGAATATCCTTCAAGCAATTTGTGCCGATGTCGAGAGTGGGAAGAAACTTGCTGAGGCGCTTCGAATCCACCCGAAAGACTTCGATCCGTTTTTCGTTAGTGTTATTGAAGTGAGTGAGGAATCGGGCACGCTTTCCGAGAATCTGGAATTTCTTGCAAAGCAACTTTCAAAAGAAGATATGCTCCATAAAAATATCCGGGGAATCTTGCTCTATCCATCGCTTATCCTCGGTGTTGCGGCTGTTATGGGGAGTTTTATTAGCATATTCATACTGCCGAAACTGATCGATCTCTTCGATTCGCTCGATGTGGCGCTTCCATGGTCGACGCAAGCGCTTTTGTGGTTCGCCGCTTTGATGAAATCGCATGGCATCCTCATTATTTTGGCGTGTTTCGGTTTTTTCTTTGCGTTTCGTTTCATGGTGCATACTCATCTCATCAAGTCGAGATGGCATGCATTGCTTCTTTCATTGCCCATAATAGGCCGATTCATTGCGGCTGTTTCTTTGGGGCGGCTTTTTCGCGGGCTGGGAATTATGATGCGAAGTGGACTTCCTCTGGTGCACGCACTTGGCGTTGAGGAAGAGAGTTTAACTAATCGCGTCTTTCAGCGATATGCTCGCGAATTGAAAGAGGGTGTCTCAACAGGCACAGAGCTTTCGGCGCTACTCGAACGTTCAGGATTCCAACATGTGCCACCTCTTGCGACAAAGATGGTGGCGGTTGGCGAACGGACGGGGAAGCTTGATGAGAGTTTTTTCTTTCTGAGTCAATTTTTTGATGAAGAGGTAGATACGGTGGCAAAGCGATTCTCAACACTTCTCGAACCGGCATTGCTTTTCGGGATTGCCGGCATTGTGCTTTTTATCGCGCTCTCTATTATTACCCCGATCTATTCGCTGACGGGATCACTGCAGAGATAA
- a CDS encoding prepilin-type N-terminal cleavage/methylation domain-containing protein, with the protein MAKCQIFNIRYPKSSSQGFTIIELLLVVAIFFAVAGFAPAFYNRFFLQDAVVEAADRIAGSLRNAQGFSLAGKGSLPWGVALNGNAVVLFQGNSFATRNTALDRQIALPSSVSISGLSETVFARVSGMPTAPLTISLTASGGVSRSVLMNSLGVVSRE; encoded by the coding sequence ATGGCAAAATGTCAGATATTTAATATTCGGTACCCCAAAAGTTCTTCTCAGGGGTTTACAATCATTGAATTGCTACTCGTTGTAGCAATTTTCTTTGCTGTTGCTGGTTTTGCTCCAGCTTTTTACAACCGGTTTTTTTTACAAGATGCGGTAGTTGAAGCGGCTGATCGCATAGCGGGATCACTCCGAAATGCACAGGGATTTTCGCTTGCTGGGAAGGGGAGTCTTCCATGGGGAGTAGCTCTCAATGGTAATGCGGTTGTTTTGTTTCAGGGCAATTCATTCGCCACTCGGAATACAGCACTTGATCGGCAAATTGCTCTGCCTTCATCGGTGTCAATAAGTGGACTCAGCGAAACCGTTTTTGCTCGTGTGTCAGGGATGCCGACAGCGCCGCTCACGATTTCTCTTACTGCTTCTGGCGGCGTGTCGCGCAGCGTTCTCATGAACTCACTTGGCGTGGTGAGTCGGGAATAA